A genomic window from Parafrankia discariae includes:
- a CDS encoding DUF3105 domain-containing protein gives MGKKSVARNARLEELRREQKRKERRRALLIYGTSGFVALALLAGIIVYSVFDNRSKNEERSVGYIAAPSPAAVTANCTGIVNGQSYGNQHVGATDTVEYKDSPPSSGNHESDPLPDAIRFYNPDSGIRAERAVHNLEHGFVVGWYDAKLPADQVEKLRTVAADAGNRFIAVPWTRNEFTGGQHFVLTAWDRTQRCGTVSPDVVKEFVQKWANPPLDGVTWDSPTAPESGAAGGTLNVTEDGPIDPAAAAAGGVVPGAGTMTQAPTAP, from the coding sequence GTGGGGAAGAAGAGCGTCGCGCGTAACGCCCGCCTGGAGGAGCTCCGCCGCGAGCAGAAGCGGAAGGAGCGCCGACGGGCACTGCTGATCTACGGCACCTCCGGCTTCGTCGCGCTCGCCCTCCTCGCCGGGATCATCGTCTACAGCGTCTTCGACAACCGGTCGAAGAACGAGGAGCGCAGCGTCGGCTACATCGCCGCGCCCTCCCCGGCCGCGGTCACCGCGAACTGCACCGGGATCGTCAACGGCCAGTCGTACGGCAACCAGCATGTGGGGGCCACCGACACGGTCGAGTACAAGGACTCCCCGCCGTCGTCGGGCAACCACGAGTCCGACCCGCTGCCCGACGCCATCCGGTTCTACAACCCGGACTCGGGCATCCGCGCCGAGCGGGCGGTGCACAACCTGGAGCACGGCTTCGTGGTCGGCTGGTACGACGCGAAGCTGCCCGCCGACCAGGTCGAGAAGCTGCGCACGGTCGCGGCCGACGCCGGGAACCGCTTCATCGCGGTGCCGTGGACGCGCAACGAGTTCACCGGTGGCCAGCACTTCGTGCTGACCGCCTGGGACCGCACCCAGCGCTGCGGCACCGTCTCCCCCGACGTGGTGAAGGAGTTCGTCCAGAAGTGGGCGAACCCGCCGCTCGACGGCGTGACCTGGGACTCGCCGACCGCACCGGAATCCGGGGCCGCGGGTGGCACCCTGAACGTCACCGAGGACGGCCCGATCGACCCGGCGGCGGCCGCCGCCGGCGGGGTGGTGCCCGGCGCCGGCACGATGACCCAGGCCCCGACCGCGCCCTGA
- the dnaN gene encoding DNA polymerase III subunit beta — translation MRFSVERDVLADATGWAARYVPKPTAGAQQVLTGLLLEATMPTPDQVHDQAGDQTGDQTPEQAQAQAQARARASGPVLTVSAFDSEVAARAPVEAVVTEPGRVVVPGRLLADVVRNLPDAPVVVEATGTRVIIECGAARFRIPALSAEDYPVLPAFPPPVGEVDTLGFAAAVAQVAPAAGRDDALPVLTAVRLEIARGGLTMVATDRYRLAVRTIPWQPTVDDPDAIAHVPARLLADVAKLPTTASRVMIGMGVDEAGVLRFGLSVNGRQTIVRLLEGSFPNYRRLLPETSELTVTAPTAVLAAAVRRVALVATRTAPLRFTFSAGQVVAEAGDGGGAQASELVPVEYDGPELSVLFNPGFLLDGLAAVEGDEAIIGFATADPEVASTKPAVLTGKDDGEDYRYLLMPIRTGAA, via the coding sequence ATGAGGTTCAGCGTGGAACGCGACGTACTCGCCGACGCGACGGGCTGGGCCGCCCGGTACGTGCCGAAGCCCACCGCCGGCGCCCAGCAGGTGCTGACGGGCCTGCTGCTGGAAGCCACCATGCCGACCCCGGACCAGGTCCACGACCAGGCCGGGGATCAGACCGGGGATCAGACGCCGGAACAGGCCCAGGCCCAGGCCCAGGCGCGGGCGCGGGCGTCGGGCCCGGTGCTCACCGTCTCCGCGTTCGACTCCGAGGTCGCCGCGCGCGCCCCGGTCGAGGCCGTCGTCACCGAGCCCGGCCGGGTCGTCGTGCCCGGGCGGCTGCTGGCGGACGTCGTGCGCAACCTGCCCGACGCGCCGGTCGTCGTCGAGGCCACCGGGACCAGAGTGATCATCGAGTGTGGCGCGGCCCGGTTCCGCATCCCGGCGCTCTCCGCCGAGGACTACCCGGTGCTGCCCGCGTTCCCCCCGCCGGTCGGCGAGGTGGACACGCTCGGCTTCGCGGCGGCGGTCGCGCAGGTGGCGCCGGCCGCCGGCCGGGACGACGCGCTGCCGGTGCTCACCGCCGTCCGGCTCGAGATCGCCCGGGGCGGGCTGACGATGGTCGCCACCGACCGCTACCGGCTCGCCGTCCGGACGATCCCGTGGCAGCCCACCGTCGACGACCCCGACGCGATCGCGCACGTGCCGGCCCGGCTGCTCGCCGACGTGGCGAAGCTGCCGACCACCGCCTCCCGGGTCATGATCGGGATGGGCGTCGACGAGGCCGGGGTCCTGCGCTTCGGGCTGTCGGTGAACGGCCGGCAGACGATCGTCCGGCTGTTGGAGGGGAGCTTCCCGAACTACCGCCGGCTGCTGCCGGAGACCTCCGAGCTCACCGTCACGGCGCCGACGGCGGTGCTCGCGGCGGCCGTCCGCCGGGTCGCGCTGGTGGCGACGCGTACGGCGCCGCTGCGGTTCACGTTCTCCGCCGGCCAGGTCGTGGCCGAGGCCGGGGACGGCGGGGGCGCCCAGGCCTCCGAGCTGGTGCCGGTGGAGTACGACGGCCCGGAGCTGTCAGTGCTGTTCAACCCCGGGTTCCTGCTGGACGGCCTGGCGGCGGTCGAGGGCGACGAGGCCATCATCGGGTTCGCCACCGCCGACCCGGAGGTGGCCTCGACCAAGCCGGCGGTCCTCACCGGCAAGGACGACGGTGAGGACTACCGCTACCTGCTCATGCCGATCCGCACCGGCGCGGCCTGA